The DNA region GAAGCTGCAGGGCGAGGCCCGGCCCGCGGTGCTGGTTGGATAGGAGTAGGCACCAATGTCCTCTACGCTCAGGGGCCGCCACTGACCCCGAATGTCTTCTCCAGGGAGCCGGGCGGACCCCGGCTTGGCCCGCAGGCTCCATAGGTTTGGGGGCATCAGGGCCTGCTGGGGGCCCGGGGTGGCTGGGAAGCGGAAGGACTCAGCTGGGTAAGGAGACACTGTCCGTCTGAATCCTGGGGCCACCTCAGCCTCGAGTGGGGCTGCCGCCGCGGCCGCAGCCTTGGCGAAGCGAGGGCTGCCCTCGTAGGTGGCAGCTGGCGGCTTGCGGTTGAAGAGCTCGTCTCGGCTGTTCAGGTAGATGGCCTGCTGAGAGGCGGTGAGCGTGCTGGCCTGCGCGTGCTCCTTCTCCTCCGACGTGGCACTGAAGCTGGAGTAGGAGCTGGACGTGGGCAGCGAGCCCGCGTAGCCCGGGAAGGCCTCGCGCCGGAAACCAGCGGGGAAGGCCGCTGCctcggcctcctcctcctcctctgcagcaCTGTCCGTGGAGTTCTGGGCCCGCAGGAAGCCCACATCTGTCACGGGTGCGTCCTCGCTGGGTCGCCGGTCACGCCGCCGTTCTTCCGGGCAGTAGAGGGCTGTGTCGCTGCAGTAGATGTCTCCTTTGTATGGGGGCCGCGGGGCCTGCTTCTCCACTCCATCGCGGAAGGCCAGGTCACGGGCCGAGGCATCTGACAGGTGGGAGGACAGGCTGGCGGGGTCAGGCTTCTCCAGCACCTTGGCGATGACGCAGGTGGGGACGCTGTCGGCGTAGGCcgggtggcagagctgggagggcAGGCTGCAGCCGAGCTTCTCCATGTGCAGGCTCACGCGCTCCTGGAAGTCCGAGGGCAGCTGGAACAggtgtgaggggaggggagggtggggacgAGATCACAGTCAGCACGgaagcccagccctggccctgagGCTGAGGACCACGGTCAAGCGTGACCGACAGGCAGGCTGACAGACACGTGAAAAGGGACATCACGCCGCAGGAGCCAGGGCCCAGGATGCCGGGTTGAACAAGTGCCCAAGCACACGGCTGTTGTCAGCACCTGGGGCTCCCTGGTCATCTCTACCTGCCCCACCCATTCCCGGCAGGGTAGACAGAGCCCAGAGTCAGCCCAGAGAAGCTGGGATGGGCCTGGCTTGGGCCTCActccctgctgctgcccaggggcTGACCTGCTCTCAGGCCCATGGGTTCTGGGCACctaccccagccccaccctgtgcTGCCGAAGGAGACAGACTCAGAAACAGATGCAACAAAGATTGAGGCCAGGGTCACGCACCCTGTGGCTCCCGTGCCAGTGGGCGATGTCCCGCTACTGTTTGATCTATTTTGTGAGCGTGTCAGGTGTGGCCTGGGCCCAGGGGAAAGGGGAATCGGACAAGGGCCTGGGTGGGAGGCTTGAGGGTGGGTGGGCTCTGTCCCGTCTGCTTCTGCACCTGACAGGCCTGGTTCTGAGTCCAGGTCTGCTCTCTGCTCACCATGGCCCTTGGTCAATCCTGTTCCCTGAGGCGTGTTTCTTGTCTCTAAAGTGGGACTGTCATTGTGCCCAGTCCCCAGGGCTGCTCTGAAGTGCGCACGCTCTGGATGGGGGCTTGCAGCAGAAACAGGAGCAGCCCcagaggaagcagaggaagagggGTGGGTACAGGGAGTCCTGGAGAGGGCCACAGGCTGTCCAAGCCAGGGCAGGCAGGATGCATGGGGACAGTGAGGCCAGGACCCGCAGGTGTGAGGAGGTCGAGGGGCTCAGGCTCACCCGGCATCTTCCTCCTCAAGGGTGGGGGTGGCCTCGGGGTGGGGCCGGCCCAAAAGGAGCCCAGAGTGGTCCTGGGACAGGGTGGGCCTGGCTGGGGCGGGGTCACGTTACCTCGGACACCTTATGGGCCCTGCCGTAGGTCTGGCTGCACTGCAGCAGCTGGGCCGCTAGATTGCAGTCCTTCCTATAGAGCTCCTGGAAGACAAGAGAAGGCGTTTGGCGCAGCTCGCCCTGGCAGGTCCCTGCTGCCCTGACCAGCGCCGAGTGGCCAGTGGGCAACGGGAAGGCGGGCAGACCCGGCTCTGTGGCTGGCAGGACAAGGACGGACTCCCGGCCTCATCCCTCTGGGCTTTGCGTTCCTGCCCGCAGGTGAGGGCCTTTTTGAACCTGGAGCTGCTGGTATGTGCAGGGTCCTACCAGACAGTCCTGCTGCTGCCCAGACGTGGCCCGGGGCCCTGCTGAGACAAAACCTCCCACAGGTGGGGCAGTGGAAGTGTAGGCCCCAGGCCTGTCCACCAGGTCTGCTCTCCCTGCCCCTCAGCCCCCGGGGGTCCTTCCAAGATGACCTGGTGGGCAGTGACAGGCAGGAATGAGGGTGgttccccagcccctgccacccTTAGTCTCAGACTTGCTGCTCATGCCCCACTCGGAGTATTGCCTGGCCATGGGGCTGGCTGGGGGGGCTGGGCTCGAGTGGGAAAGGTGTGAGACTCTGGGTACAGACAGGGACTGGTCAGCCTCCAGAGCTAAAAACAGATGCAAACAGTAGGACTTAAGGGGATTTGGCTGACTTTGAAAATCTCTGTTGCATGTGCCTGTGGCTGCAGAGGCCTTCACCCACTCCAGACCCATAGCAGGGTTCTGACCATCTACCTGCCTTGCCCTGTGGTGCTCCTGGCCAGGGCTGCTGCCAAAGCCCAGCTTGGCCAGGACCAGttcaggcaaggtggtgcacagcATGGGcactccttcctgcctcccccaTGTCCtggagccttctgcacccccaccCTCACTGAGGCTGGTGCCCCAACTGGCCTGCATAGTGGAGGGAACCTAGGTCTGCAAACCCCTCTCCACACTCCCTGGGCCTCCTAGGAATAGTAAAATTGAGTGAGAACTGGGAACTGGCCCCTGTGAGGCCCTTGTGAGGTTGCCTCATAGAGCAGCCAGCTCTGGTACTGCCCAGCTAGCCTGGCTCTGCCATTGCACCCCCACCAGCCCAGCCAGTAGGGGATGCCATTTGGAGGCCTGGGACAGTTTCTGCCATGTACATGGTCCCCAGAGTGAGGACATAACACTGGCAGGGCCCCTGGCTGGGCACTGACCATGTCAGAGGGTGTCAGGTTCAGGTTCTTCCCAAGGGGCAACAGTTGCTGGCTCTCAGGGGAGAAGCCACGGCCTTCTcaagcagagggaggagggggtgCTGCACCTACTAAGAGCCTGGTGCAGTTGAAAGGACCCGGTGGCCTTGAGCCCGAGCTCTGCTCTGCCTGTGAGCCACTGCTGGTGATCTGGTCACTGAAGCtggctgtgcctcagtttccacacaTGCACTACCCACACAGAGATGTGCCAGAAGGGGTGGCAACTTACACAGAGGGCCTGGCCTTGCACTTGAGGAAAGGTCTCCCCATACCATGTTCTCTATGCCTGCTGCGAGAGCCACACTGCGTGTAGGAGTGGTCTGGGCTTGGggcctcctgtccccacctctgGAATTGCCTCTTCACTATCAGAGGCCCCACTCCACTCAGCCTCCAATCCCAGAGTCCCCAGATCCCAGGCTGCTCTTGGCCTCCTCTTACCTGAGCTCTCAGCAGCTGTCACCCAGCTGGCCAGCTTGCTGAGGACCACTTCCTCCTCATGTGGCTTGGGCCACCACGAATGCCGGGTGTCTCCCTTTTGCTAGCACTCACTCTCAGTTGTCCTTGCTAGTTCCAACTTATTAACTAACTTTGGAGAGTCCCTGTGGCCTGTagcctcccctctcctcccctgcaTGCACTGCCTTGTGACCTCAACCCACACGCAACAGGCTTGAATCCAGCTCCACACCCTGGTACCCAACCACCCTCAAGACCGTTCTCTTTGGATGTGCTGTGCACTTCTCAAATCCAAGCCTCGCTGCATCCACACCAACCCCTCCACAGGTGGCCATGCCTTGCTCAGGCTGTGATCCCTGGGGCTCACTAGACTCATCACCTGCCTGCACGCCACACCAAGGGCTCGTCCTGTT from Ictidomys tridecemlineatus isolate mIctTri1 chromosome 5, mIctTri1.hap1, whole genome shotgun sequence includes:
- the Begain gene encoding brain-enriched guanylate kinase-associated protein isoform X14; protein product: MWTGSRRPGRLRRAASAADMEKLSALQEQKGELRKRLSYTTHKLEKLETEFDSTRHYLEIELRRAQEELEKVTEKLRRIQSNYLALQRINQELEGKLYRMGQHYEEEKRALSHEIVALNSHLLEAKVTIDKLSEDNELYRKDCNLAAQLLQCSQTYGRAHKVSELPSDFQERVSLHMEKLGCSLPSQLCHPAYADSVPTCVIAKVLEKPDPASLSSHLSDASARDLAFRDGVEKQAPRPPYKGDIYCSDTALYCPEERRRDRRPSEDAPVTDVGFLRAQNSTDSAAEEEEEAEAAAFPAGFRREAFPGYAGSLPTSSSYSSFSATSEEKEHAQASTLTASQQAIYLNSRDELFNRKPPAATYEGSPRFAKAAAAAAAPLEAEVAPGFRRTVSPYPAESFRFPATPGPQQALMPPNLWSLRAKPGSARLPGEDIRGQWRPLSVEDIGAYSYPTSTAGRASPCSFSERYYGGSGGSPGQKAEGHASPLYATYKADSFSEGDDLSQGHLAEPCFLRAGGDLSLSPSRSADPLPGYAPSEGDRDRLGVQLCGAGSSPEPEHGSRDSLEPSSMEASPEMHPAARLSPQQAFPRTGGSGLSRKDSLTKAQLYGTLLN
- the Begain gene encoding brain-enriched guanylate kinase-associated protein isoform X17 — encoded protein: MEVHLPPHGGLPARALQEQKGELRKRLSYTTHKLEKLETEFDSTRHYLEIELRRAQEELEKVTEKLRRIQSNYLALQRINQELEGKLYRMGQHYEEEKRALSHEIVALNSHLLEAKVTIDKLSEDNELYRKDCNLAAQLLQCSQTYGRAHKVSELPSDFQERVSLHMEKLGCSLPSQLCHPAYADSVPTCVIAKVLEKPDPASLSSHLSDASARDLAFRDGVEKQAPRPPYKGDIYCSDTALYCPEERRRDRRPSEDAPVTDVGFLRAQNSTDSAAEEEEEAEAAAFPAGFRREAFPGYAGSLPTSSSYSSFSATSEEKEHAQASTLTASQQAIYLNSRDELFNRKPPAATYEGSPRFAKAAAAAAAPLEAEVAPGFRRTVSPYPAESFRFPATPGPQQALMPPNLWSLRAKPGSARLPGEDIRGQWRPLSVEDIGAYSYPTSTAGRASPCSFSERYYGGSGGSPGQKAEGHASPLYATYKADSFSEGDDLSQGHLAEPCFLRAGGDLSLSPSRSADPLPGYAPSEGDRDRLGVQLCGAGSSPEPEHGSRDSLEPSSMEASPEMHPAARLSPQQAFPRTGGSGLSRKDSLTKAQLYGTLLN
- the Begain gene encoding brain-enriched guanylate kinase-associated protein isoform X8, with amino-acid sequence MEVHLPPHGGLPARLRSPWVPSCLGQPRVLQGRLTRSSPSLWDSARPATAACRCSALQEQKGELRKRLSYTTHKLEKLETEFDSTRHYLEIELRRAQEELEKVTEKLRRIQSNYLALQRINQELEGKLYRMGQHYEEEKRALSHEIVALNSHLLEAKVTIDKLSEDNELYRKDCNLAAQLLQCSQTYGRAHKVSELPSDFQERVSLHMEKLGCSLPSQLCHPAYADSVPTCVIAKVLEKPDPASLSSHLSDASARDLAFRDGVEKQAPRPPYKGDIYCSDTALYCPEERRRDRRPSEDAPVTDVGFLRAQNSTDSAAEEEEEAEAAAFPAGFRREAFPGYAGSLPTSSSYSSFSATSEEKEHAQASTLTASQQAIYLNSRDELFNRKPPAATYEGSPRFAKAAAAAAAPLEAEVAPGFRRTVSPYPAESFRFPATPGPQQALMPPNLWSLRAKPGSARLPGEDIRGQWRPLSVEDIGAYSYPTSTAGRASPCSFSERYYGGSGGSPGQKAEGHASPLYATYKADSFSEGDDLSQGHLAEPCFLRAGGDLSLSPSRSADPLPGYAPSEGDRDRLGVQLCGAGSSPEPEHGSRDSLEPSSMEASPEMHPAARLSPQQAFPRTGGSGLSRKDSLTKAQLYGTLLN
- the Begain gene encoding brain-enriched guanylate kinase-associated protein isoform X10, yielding MEKLRLRSPWVPSCLGQPRVLQGRLTRSSPSLWDSARPATAACRCSALQEQKGELRKRLSYTTHKLEKLETEFDSTRHYLEIELRRAQEELEKVTEKLRRIQSNYLALQRINQELEGKLYRMGQHYEEEKRALSHEIVALNSHLLEAKVTIDKLSEDNELYRKDCNLAAQLLQCSQTYGRAHKVSELPSDFQERVSLHMEKLGCSLPSQLCHPAYADSVPTCVIAKVLEKPDPASLSSHLSDASARDLAFRDGVEKQAPRPPYKGDIYCSDTALYCPEERRRDRRPSEDAPVTDVGFLRAQNSTDSAAEEEEEAEAAAFPAGFRREAFPGYAGSLPTSSSYSSFSATSEEKEHAQASTLTASQQAIYLNSRDELFNRKPPAATYEGSPRFAKAAAAAAAPLEAEVAPGFRRTVSPYPAESFRFPATPGPQQALMPPNLWSLRAKPGSARLPGEDIRGQWRPLSVEDIGAYSYPTSTAGRASPCSFSERYYGGSGGSPGQKAEGHASPLYATYKADSFSEGDDLSQGHLAEPCFLRAGGDLSLSPSRSADPLPGYAPSEGDRDRLGVQLCGAGSSPEPEHGSRDSLEPSSMEASPEMHPAARLSPQQAFPRTGGSGLSRKDSLTKAQLYGTLLN
- the Begain gene encoding brain-enriched guanylate kinase-associated protein isoform X12; protein product: MWTGSRRPGRLRRAASAADMEKLSARPATAACRCSALQEQKGELRKRLSYTTHKLEKLETEFDSTRHYLEIELRRAQEELEKVTEKLRRIQSNYLALQRINQELEGKLYRMGQHYEEEKRALSHEIVALNSHLLEAKVTIDKLSEDNELYRKDCNLAAQLLQCSQTYGRAHKVSELPSDFQERVSLHMEKLGCSLPSQLCHPAYADSVPTCVIAKVLEKPDPASLSSHLSDASARDLAFRDGVEKQAPRPPYKGDIYCSDTALYCPEERRRDRRPSEDAPVTDVGFLRAQNSTDSAAEEEEEAEAAAFPAGFRREAFPGYAGSLPTSSSYSSFSATSEEKEHAQASTLTASQQAIYLNSRDELFNRKPPAATYEGSPRFAKAAAAAAAPLEAEVAPGFRRTVSPYPAESFRFPATPGPQQALMPPNLWSLRAKPGSARLPGEDIRGQWRPLSVEDIGAYSYPTSTAGRASPCSFSERYYGGSGGSPGQKAEGHASPLYATYKADSFSEGDDLSQGHLAEPCFLRAGGDLSLSPSRSADPLPGYAPSEGDRDRLGVQLCGAGSSPEPEHGSRDSLEPSSMEASPEMHPAARLSPQQAFPRTGGSGLSRKDSLTKAQLYGTLLN
- the Begain gene encoding brain-enriched guanylate kinase-associated protein isoform X6, which encodes MWTGSRRPGRLRRAASAADMEKLRLRSPWVPSCLGQPRVLQGRLTRSSPSLWDSARPATAACRCSALQEQKGELRKRLSYTTHKLEKLETEFDSTRHYLEIELRRAQEELEKVTEKLRRIQSNYLALQRINQELEGKLYRMGQHYEEEKRALSHEIVALNSHLLEAKVTIDKLSEDNELYRKDCNLAAQLLQCSQTYGRAHKVSELPSDFQERVSLHMEKLGCSLPSQLCHPAYADSVPTCVIAKVLEKPDPASLSSHLSDASARDLAFRDGVEKQAPRPPYKGDIYCSDTALYCPEERRRDRRPSEDAPVTDVGFLRAQNSTDSAAEEEEEAEAAAFPAGFRREAFPGYAGSLPTSSSYSSFSATSEEKEHAQASTLTASQQAIYLNSRDELFNRKPPAATYEGSPRFAKAAAAAAAPLEAEVAPGFRRTVSPYPAESFRFPATPGPQQALMPPNLWSLRAKPGSARLPGEDIRGQWRPLSVEDIGAYSYPTSTAGRASPCSFSERYYGGSGGSPGQKAEGHASPLYATYKADSFSEGDDLSQGHLAEPCFLRAGGDLSLSPSRSADPLPGYAPSEGDRDRLGVQLCGAGSSPEPEHGSRDSLEPSSMEASPEMHPAARLSPQQAFPRTGGSGLSRKDSLTKAQLYGTLLN
- the Begain gene encoding brain-enriched guanylate kinase-associated protein isoform X11, with amino-acid sequence MEKLRLRSPWVPSCLGQPRVLQGRLTRSSPSLWDSALQEQKGELRKRLSYTTHKLEKLETEFDSTRHYLEIELRRAQEELEKVTEKLRRIQSNYLALQRINQELEGKLYRMGQHYEEEKRALSHEIVALNSHLLEAKVTIDKLSEDNELYRKDCNLAAQLLQCSQTYGRAHKVSELPSDFQERVSLHMEKLGCSLPSQLCHPAYADSVPTCVIAKVLEKPDPASLSSHLSDASARDLAFRDGVEKQAPRPPYKGDIYCSDTALYCPEERRRDRRPSEDAPVTDVGFLRAQNSTDSAAEEEEEAEAAAFPAGFRREAFPGYAGSLPTSSSYSSFSATSEEKEHAQASTLTASQQAIYLNSRDELFNRKPPAATYEGSPRFAKAAAAAAAPLEAEVAPGFRRTVSPYPAESFRFPATPGPQQALMPPNLWSLRAKPGSARLPGEDIRGQWRPLSVEDIGAYSYPTSTAGRASPCSFSERYYGGSGGSPGQKAEGHASPLYATYKADSFSEGDDLSQGHLAEPCFLRAGGDLSLSPSRSADPLPGYAPSEGDRDRLGVQLCGAGSSPEPEHGSRDSLEPSSMEASPEMHPAARLSPQQAFPRTGGSGLSRKDSLTKAQLYGTLLN
- the Begain gene encoding brain-enriched guanylate kinase-associated protein isoform X16, which produces MEKLSARPATAACRCSALQEQKGELRKRLSYTTHKLEKLETEFDSTRHYLEIELRRAQEELEKVTEKLRRIQSNYLALQRINQELEGKLYRMGQHYEEEKRALSHEIVALNSHLLEAKVTIDKLSEDNELYRKDCNLAAQLLQCSQTYGRAHKVSELPSDFQERVSLHMEKLGCSLPSQLCHPAYADSVPTCVIAKVLEKPDPASLSSHLSDASARDLAFRDGVEKQAPRPPYKGDIYCSDTALYCPEERRRDRRPSEDAPVTDVGFLRAQNSTDSAAEEEEEAEAAAFPAGFRREAFPGYAGSLPTSSSYSSFSATSEEKEHAQASTLTASQQAIYLNSRDELFNRKPPAATYEGSPRFAKAAAAAAAPLEAEVAPGFRRTVSPYPAESFRFPATPGPQQALMPPNLWSLRAKPGSARLPGEDIRGQWRPLSVEDIGAYSYPTSTAGRASPCSFSERYYGGSGGSPGQKAEGHASPLYATYKADSFSEGDDLSQGHLAEPCFLRAGGDLSLSPSRSADPLPGYAPSEGDRDRLGVQLCGAGSSPEPEHGSRDSLEPSSMEASPEMHPAARLSPQQAFPRTGGSGLSRKDSLTKAQLYGTLLN
- the Begain gene encoding brain-enriched guanylate kinase-associated protein isoform X15, translated to MGSHQSSQASAADMEKLSALQEQKGELRKRLSYTTHKLEKLETEFDSTRHYLEIELRRAQEELEKVTEKLRRIQSNYLALQRINQELEGKLYRMGQHYEEEKRALSHEIVALNSHLLEAKVTIDKLSEDNELYRKDCNLAAQLLQCSQTYGRAHKVSELPSDFQERVSLHMEKLGCSLPSQLCHPAYADSVPTCVIAKVLEKPDPASLSSHLSDASARDLAFRDGVEKQAPRPPYKGDIYCSDTALYCPEERRRDRRPSEDAPVTDVGFLRAQNSTDSAAEEEEEAEAAAFPAGFRREAFPGYAGSLPTSSSYSSFSATSEEKEHAQASTLTASQQAIYLNSRDELFNRKPPAATYEGSPRFAKAAAAAAAPLEAEVAPGFRRTVSPYPAESFRFPATPGPQQALMPPNLWSLRAKPGSARLPGEDIRGQWRPLSVEDIGAYSYPTSTAGRASPCSFSERYYGGSGGSPGQKAEGHASPLYATYKADSFSEGDDLSQGHLAEPCFLRAGGDLSLSPSRSADPLPGYAPSEGDRDRLGVQLCGAGSSPEPEHGSRDSLEPSSMEASPEMHPAARLSPQQAFPRTGGSGLSRKDSLTKAQLYGTLLN
- the Begain gene encoding brain-enriched guanylate kinase-associated protein isoform X9; amino-acid sequence: MGSHQSSQASAADMEKLRLRSPWVPSCLGQPRVLQGRLTRSSPSLWDSALQEQKGELRKRLSYTTHKLEKLETEFDSTRHYLEIELRRAQEELEKVTEKLRRIQSNYLALQRINQELEGKLYRMGQHYEEEKRALSHEIVALNSHLLEAKVTIDKLSEDNELYRKDCNLAAQLLQCSQTYGRAHKVSELPSDFQERVSLHMEKLGCSLPSQLCHPAYADSVPTCVIAKVLEKPDPASLSSHLSDASARDLAFRDGVEKQAPRPPYKGDIYCSDTALYCPEERRRDRRPSEDAPVTDVGFLRAQNSTDSAAEEEEEAEAAAFPAGFRREAFPGYAGSLPTSSSYSSFSATSEEKEHAQASTLTASQQAIYLNSRDELFNRKPPAATYEGSPRFAKAAAAAAAPLEAEVAPGFRRTVSPYPAESFRFPATPGPQQALMPPNLWSLRAKPGSARLPGEDIRGQWRPLSVEDIGAYSYPTSTAGRASPCSFSERYYGGSGGSPGQKAEGHASPLYATYKADSFSEGDDLSQGHLAEPCFLRAGGDLSLSPSRSADPLPGYAPSEGDRDRLGVQLCGAGSSPEPEHGSRDSLEPSSMEASPEMHPAARLSPQQAFPRTGGSGLSRKDSLTKAQLYGTLLN
- the Begain gene encoding brain-enriched guanylate kinase-associated protein isoform X18 is translated as MEKLSALQEQKGELRKRLSYTTHKLEKLETEFDSTRHYLEIELRRAQEELEKVTEKLRRIQSNYLALQRINQELEGKLYRMGQHYEEEKRALSHEIVALNSHLLEAKVTIDKLSEDNELYRKDCNLAAQLLQCSQTYGRAHKVSELPSDFQERVSLHMEKLGCSLPSQLCHPAYADSVPTCVIAKVLEKPDPASLSSHLSDASARDLAFRDGVEKQAPRPPYKGDIYCSDTALYCPEERRRDRRPSEDAPVTDVGFLRAQNSTDSAAEEEEEAEAAAFPAGFRREAFPGYAGSLPTSSSYSSFSATSEEKEHAQASTLTASQQAIYLNSRDELFNRKPPAATYEGSPRFAKAAAAAAAPLEAEVAPGFRRTVSPYPAESFRFPATPGPQQALMPPNLWSLRAKPGSARLPGEDIRGQWRPLSVEDIGAYSYPTSTAGRASPCSFSERYYGGSGGSPGQKAEGHASPLYATYKADSFSEGDDLSQGHLAEPCFLRAGGDLSLSPSRSADPLPGYAPSEGDRDRLGVQLCGAGSSPEPEHGSRDSLEPSSMEASPEMHPAARLSPQQAFPRTGGSGLSRKDSLTKAQLYGTLLN
- the Begain gene encoding brain-enriched guanylate kinase-associated protein isoform X7, translated to MGSHQSSQASAADMEKLRLRSPWVPSCLGQPRVLQGRLTRSSPSLWDSARPATAACRCSALQEQKGELRKRLSYTTHKLEKLETEFDSTRHYLEIELRRAQEELEKVTEKLRRIQSNYLALQRINQELEGKLYRMGQHYEEEKRALSHEIVALNSHLLEAKVTIDKLSEDNELYRKDCNLAAQLLQCSQTYGRAHKVSELPSDFQERVSLHMEKLGCSLPSQLCHPAYADSVPTCVIAKVLEKPDPASLSSHLSDASARDLAFRDGVEKQAPRPPYKGDIYCSDTALYCPEERRRDRRPSEDAPVTDVGFLRAQNSTDSAAEEEEEAEAAAFPAGFRREAFPGYAGSLPTSSSYSSFSATSEEKEHAQASTLTASQQAIYLNSRDELFNRKPPAATYEGSPRFAKAAAAAAAPLEAEVAPGFRRTVSPYPAESFRFPATPGPQQALMPPNLWSLRAKPGSARLPGEDIRGQWRPLSVEDIGAYSYPTSTAGRASPCSFSERYYGGSGGSPGQKAEGHASPLYATYKADSFSEGDDLSQGHLAEPCFLRAGGDLSLSPSRSADPLPGYAPSEGDRDRLGVQLCGAGSSPEPEHGSRDSLEPSSMEASPEMHPAARLSPQQAFPRTGGSGLSRKDSLTKAQLYGTLLN
- the Begain gene encoding brain-enriched guanylate kinase-associated protein isoform X13; its protein translation is MGSHQSSQASAADMEKLSARPATAACRCSALQEQKGELRKRLSYTTHKLEKLETEFDSTRHYLEIELRRAQEELEKVTEKLRRIQSNYLALQRINQELEGKLYRMGQHYEEEKRALSHEIVALNSHLLEAKVTIDKLSEDNELYRKDCNLAAQLLQCSQTYGRAHKVSELPSDFQERVSLHMEKLGCSLPSQLCHPAYADSVPTCVIAKVLEKPDPASLSSHLSDASARDLAFRDGVEKQAPRPPYKGDIYCSDTALYCPEERRRDRRPSEDAPVTDVGFLRAQNSTDSAAEEEEEAEAAAFPAGFRREAFPGYAGSLPTSSSYSSFSATSEEKEHAQASTLTASQQAIYLNSRDELFNRKPPAATYEGSPRFAKAAAAAAAPLEAEVAPGFRRTVSPYPAESFRFPATPGPQQALMPPNLWSLRAKPGSARLPGEDIRGQWRPLSVEDIGAYSYPTSTAGRASPCSFSERYYGGSGGSPGQKAEGHASPLYATYKADSFSEGDDLSQGHLAEPCFLRAGGDLSLSPSRSADPLPGYAPSEGDRDRLGVQLCGAGSSPEPEHGSRDSLEPSSMEASPEMHPAARLSPQQAFPRTGGSGLSRKDSLTKAQLYGTLLN